One window of the Penaeus monodon isolate SGIC_2016 chromosome 1, NSTDA_Pmon_1, whole genome shotgun sequence genome contains the following:
- the LOC119573017 gene encoding nuclear pore complex protein Nup214-like isoform X1: MDYAPDSVLSTTLRFITDHVSVFPNDAALLPSPSENCSLVAVAPKYGLLFAALGTSFKVYQTQALLADGEKKDAATVDTGAPITHLVASCDGLTLMAVVIHGDVPHALFYECRNFVHETASQTPFASTAISRVGGSRVQGIAWNPMMPNNIAVATSPGFLSIILLKDNSIDVKTVEIKACAVGWSPKGKQLTVGLTDGSLALFKPDLTPVRNISRPPMEELGAVLSITWFTSTEFFIGYKQEAEEGGHVMMFISAPKGKEPKYVLYEFLCNDNQGSRPPMFYPIFISEWSVMCVLSSRAVQLGVLGKAENGGEGWCEYEMEEGGGAGLHNISVTKETYALGMAVDFTSLKSFTNKDGSTSGPCPVLYALSTGGELNIFHLVNNAAGTTALTKMAEALPSTGHRTPDQFPGVSSYAVPASTASSSAAQPEAAPKPGSVGEASSSPSMFKSIASSSSFGASPFQQTVAAADKPQAIFSFSQGSGSNIFGSSGGTSLFGKVQQEAPQALSKPSANPQTPTSHIQQASASAATANAVSSSAPMPSLQFKAPVTKLAPQPETPPQSDFMQSQPSDLARNVSTQGVNLPNLLPKADSATGSISQGKPAFSSMPLKSKSPTPVMPVTPKSTENQITRSSQSPAPTLPTQKLGSGKSTDPDLLPAIMAITSNFEKEFNDHLINNQCQIEIGKKEEMGKIRSSLVEQKTWIDQMSSTTAELKTEVMQLHSKVLEGYTLREEAEGQLQKRKNPRHMMSLQSRPLDPQSRRRLEEIRSRYQYLQSQLTEVNTRLHLDWAEFTNAANNKKKKELPASETLYHALLKSHSFRVALDKQFDVLCEKVKALQLHSLSGSLQGTYKDDEEIFASLEKSMRETSLSSSMRVSPVKMLPPEKQDRLQKLLAQRTTVPVKKCTNVPRMNLTALQNSTFFNDSSNLPNNSSLLVNHSASSPALDFTLSSFGPQTFSTPNRKNTPSPVTSLGAKSEALQKSVDFGSPSESRTSSPFSSVKQTANIPSVPTTKDSENAASRNNKTGFSFSGVPSIAAASVGSVSLGKVQYEDITPPQTPSVKLEDGTKSASPLLALSSMVSKVPSTTPNGTNLSTTVSLSFDTASSILGTASVSDTTKTAVSSAQSSLPSVSSAFSFKGASSSSSTVGFSATTPGSSLSLPSTFAVVSTVGSTATASSPPSFGATFSFKSPTASTNLFSNVIPSSATSCLPSISSSTNTLSFSAPSSTLTTTSASLFSKTSLVTDTGTPSLTPLTTSSASVTTSGTGEPITTSAATSTVTSVAAGNTSGKSNETRNLFEKISEVEPPTLYIIDDKVPEKLISPPTASFGTKALGGSGPSSSGSLFENSGAPATGSIFSGGTASTSASIFGGPSSSPGKLFGGITATSSSLFGGTTAATSGSTNGGTSTTTASATTSVDTTSPTAAPSLFSNKTTTTKSSIFPGGESTNTGSLFSNTSSITTQSGSLFGGTATASSGSLFSSSGSLFSGTSAVTIKSIPSPVSTVTSTNATSTASIFSNSNTLSGSSLFMPPSTVSGGSSATTSSGSIFAASASPTPTGSLFGSPATTSSASGVSSTTTTSGSLFSATVSSGSLFSATAPSSSASGSIFGTAASDSSSSGALFSSPTTTSTAKTTSVSSVTGSVFGGGTSASASSGSLFGSPTTTLATSGSTLGTSTSGSVFGTAVISPSSSGSLFGSPAPAATSASESSLATTTSGSIFGTAASATSTSGSLFGAASPSSSTSTFGTSAFGALTTSSSGSAFSTLNSAGGFSLTSATTTTASGSVFGQTSSQGTNSVFGQSPQSPSSGSVFGSQPTSAAGSVFGSQPTTTTSSVFGSQPTTATGSVFGSSGQGGSVFGSSGTQSSSLFGALSQTTGGSVFGQPITSSGFRSGTSGSVFGQSPSQGSSPFNAKSNDNSSSSMFGSSGFGSGSGGLFSGLGGKPSQENANKNVFGSLNFGEAKPQSSLFGGGTNQPSSTFGGMAFGGSASSGANAAFSSSVGQTAQGGFGVTTPQKSTFGGSGTSFGSSPGFGAAPVFGSPPKFGSSPTFGGSAAFGSSVSSPTANTSSGGAGFGTFASSGGTTFGSVGGSTPSSSSGFGSFAAQNNTATFGSVAQQQSSGATFGGGSTFGSGSSFSSWR; encoded by the exons acacTTAGGTTCATCACTGATCATGTTTCAGTCTTCCCTAATGATGCTGCATTACTCCCATCCCCAAGTGAAAATTGCTCCTTAGTAGCAGTTGCCCCAAAATATGGACTCCTCTTTGCTGCTCTTGGAACATCTTTCAAAG TGTACCAAACCCAAGCACTTTTGGCTGATGGTGAGAAGAAAGATGCAGCAACAGTGGATACAGGAGCACCCATCACACACCTTGTGGCCAGCTGTGATGGCCTCACCCTCATGGCTGTTGTCATCCATGGCGACGTTCCTCATGCTCTCTTTTATGAATGCCGCAACTTTGTGCATGAG ACTGCAAGCCAAACACCGTTTGCCAGCACAGCCATTAGCCGAGTAGGTGGATCTCGTGTGCAGGGCATTGCGTGGAACCCAATGATGCCCAACAATATTGCTGTGGCCACCTCACCAGGCTTTCTCTCCATCATCTTGCTAAAGGACAATAGTATCGATGTGAAAACAGTGGAAATAAAGGCATG tgCTGTGGGATGGTCCCCAAAAGGCAAGCAGCTGACTGTAGGCTTAACTGATGGATCCCTAGCCTTGTTCAAGCCTGACCTAACCCCTGTAAGGAACATTTCAAGACCCCCAATGGAAGAACTGGGTGCAGTTCTAAGTATCACATGGTTCACAAGCACCGAGTTCTTCATTGGCTATAAacaagaggcagaggagggaggccATG TAATGATGTTTATTAGTGCCCCAAAAGGAAAGGAACCAAAATATGTCCTTTATGAATTCCTTTGCAATGATAACCAAGGTTCAAGACCACCAATGTTCTACCCTATTTTCATCAGTGAATG gagtgttatgtgtgtattgtcCTCAAGAGCAGTCCAGCTGGGTGTGTTAGGAAAAGCAGAGAATGGCGGGGAGGGTTGGTGTGAGTatgagatggaagaaggaggtggagctGGCCTGCACAACATCTCTGTAACCAAGGAGACTTATGCACTAGGGATGGCTGTAGACTTTACTTCTTTGAAGAGTTTCACAAACAAAG ACGGAAGCACAAGTGGGCCCTGTCCAGTTCTTTATGCACTGTCAACGGGTGGAGAACTCAACATTTTCCACCTAGTCAATAATGCTGCCGGGACAACAGCCTTAACCAAGATGGCAGAGGCCCTTCCCAGTACTGGTCACAGGACTCCAGATCAGTTTCCAGGAGTCAGCAGCTATGCTGTGCCTGCATCAACAGCTTCATCTTCAGCTGCTCAACCTGAAGCAGCACCAAAGCCAGGAAGTGTTGGAGAGGCCAGCAGTTCTCCATCTATGTTCAAAAG catagcatcatcatcatcctttggAGCCAGTCCTTTTCAACAGAccgttgctgctgctgataaacCCCAGGcaattttctcattctctcaagGATCAGGATCAAACATCTTTGGAAGTTCTGGGGGGACAAGCTTATTTGGTAAAGTACAACAGGAAGCACCACAAGCATTGTCTAAACCAAGTGCAAACCCTCAAACTCCTACATCCCACATCCAACAGGCTTCTGCATCAGCAGCTACAGCTAATGCTGTTTCCTCAAGTGCACCAATGCCCTCACTCCAATTCAAGGCCCCTGTAACCAAGTTGGCCCCTCAGCCTGAAACACCACCGCAGTCAGACTTCATGCAATCACAGCCCTCTGACTTAGCAAGGAATGTTAGCACACAGGGAGTTAACTTACCAAACTTGTTGCCAAAGGCAGACAGTGCTACTGGGAGCATCAGCCAGGGGAAACCTGCTTTCAGTTCCATGCCCTTAAAATCCAAGTCTCCCACCCCAGTGATGCCAGTGACACCCAAATCAACAGAGAATCAAATTACTAGGAGCTCCCAGAGTCCAGCACCAACCTTACCAACACAAAAATTGGGGTCTGGGAAAAGCACAGACCCAGATCTTCTTCCAGCCATTATGGCAATAACTTcaaattttgaaaaggaatttAATGACCACCTCATTAACAACCAGTGTCAGATTGAg atagggaaaaaggaggaaatgggtAAAATCCGGAGCTCCCTGGTAGAGCAGAAGACATGGATAGATCAGATGTCTTCCACCACTGCTGAGCTGAAGACAGAGGTGATGCAGCTACACTCAAAGGTCCTAGAAGGCTACACTCTGCGAGAGGAAGCAGAAGGACAGCTACAAAAGCGGAAGAATCCAAG GCACATGATGTCCCTACAGTCTCGGCCCTTAGACCCTCAAAGTCGCAGAAGGCTGGAAGAAATTCGTTCTAGATACCAGTACTTGCAGAGCCAACTCACTGAAGTCAACACAAGGTTGCATCTTGACTGGGCTGAATTCACAAATGCAGCCAACAATAAAAA GAAGAAAGAGTTGCCGGCATCAGAAACATTGTATCATGCCCTCCTGAAGAGCCACAGTTTCCGTGTAGCTCTTGACAAGCAATTTGATGTCCTGTGTGAGAAGGTGAAGGCATTGcaacttcactctctctctggcAGTCTCCAGGGCACCTATAAGGATGA TGAGGAGATATTTGCCAGCTTAGAGAAGAGTATGAGAGAAACTTCCTTGTCATCGTCAATGCGTGTTTCTCCTGTCAAAATGCTGCCCCCTGAGAAGCAGGACAGACTGCAGAAACTCCTGGCACAGAGGACCACTGTCCCAGTCAA AAAATGTACCAATGTTCCCCGAATGAACCTCACAGCTCTCCAGAACAGTACTTTCTTCAACGATTCTAGTAACTTGCCCAACAACTCTTCACTACTTGTCAACCATTCTGCATCATCACCTGCTTTGgattttactctctcttcctttggcCCTCAGACCTTCTCAACACCCAACCGTAAGAACACCCCTTCCCCTGTTACCAGTCTTGGTGCCAAATCAGAAGCCCTTCAAAAGTCTGTTGATTTTGGATCACCTTCAGAGTCTAGGACTTCCAGTCCCTTTTCATCTGTTAAACAGACAGCCAATATCCCAAGTGTCCCAACAACAAAGGATAGTGAAAATGCAGCATCTAGAAATAACAAGACTGGATTCTCATTCAGTGGTGTGCCTTCTATTGCAGCAGCATCTGTTGGTAGTGTTAGTCTGGGGAAGGTGCAGTATGAAGACATAACTCCTCCCCAGACACCCAGTGTCAAGCTAGAAGATGGAACCAAGAGTGCAAGTCCTTTGCTAGCACTTTCATCTATGGTATCAAAAGTACCCAGCACCACTCCCAATGGGACAAACCTTTCCACCACTGTATCCCTTAGTTTTGATACTGCTTCATCTATCTTGGGGACAGCCTCAGTATCTGACACCACTAAAACTGCTGTATCCTCTGCACAGTCTTcacttccttctgtttcttctgctttttcgttCAAGGGtgcatcctcatcatcctctacAGTAGGATTTTCAGCTACGACACCTggttcatcattatctttaccctcTACTTTTGCTGTGGTTTCAACAGTGGGTAGCACTGCAACTGCAAGCTCACCTCCCTCGTTTGGGGCCACCTTTTCCTTCAAATCACCAACTGCATCTACCAATCTCTTTAGTAATGTGATTCCATCTAGTGCAACCTCCTGTTTGCCTTCCATATCAAGCAGTACAAATACTTTGTCCTTCAGTGCTCCAAGCTCAACACTAACTACTACATCTGCAAGTTTGTTCTCAAAGACATCTCTGGTAACTGATACAGGCACTCCATCATTAACACCTCTAACCACTTCTTCAGCTTCAGTTACTACTTCAGGGACAGGAGAACCAATTACCACTTCTGCTGCAACTTCAACAGTAACATCAGTTGCTGCTGGTAATACTTCAGGTAAGTCAAATGAAACAAGgaatttgtttgaaaaaattagTGAGGTTGAACCACCAACTTTATATATCATTGATGACAAAGTACCTGAAAAGCTTATTTCACCACCAACAGCTTCATTTGGGACTAAGGCTTTAGGAGGATCAGGGCCATCCAGCAGTGGAAGCTTGTTTGAAAATTCTGGTGCACCTGCAACAGGAAGCATTTTCAGTGGAGGAACAGCCAGCACTAGTGCAAGCATATTTGGaggaccatcatcatcaccaggaAAGTTGTTTGGAGGAATAACAGCAACTTCATCAAGTTTGTTTGGGGGTACCACTGCAGCCACATCAGGAAGCACAAATGGAGGAACCTCAACCACCACAGCTTCAGCAACAACAAGTGTGGATACTACATCACCCACCGCAGCACCAAGCTTATTCAGTAACAAAACAACTACTACAAAGAGCAGTATCTTTCCAGGAGGAGAATCAACTAACACAGGAAGTTTGTTTTCAAATACATCCTCCATAACAACCCAGTCTGGTAGTTTATTTGGAGGTACAGCAACTGCATCTTCAGGTAGCCTGTTCTCTTCATCTGGCAGTCTCTTTAGTGGAACTTCTGCAGTCACTATAAAGAGTATACCATCACCTGTTAGCACTGTAACATCAACAAATGCAACTTCTACTGCTAGTATTTTCTCAAACTCGAACACTTTATCAGGTTCTTCACTGTTTATGCCACCATCTACTGTTTCTGGAGGTAGCTCAGCCACAACTTCTAGTGGAAGCATATTTGCTGCCTCTGCATCCCCCACTCCAACAGGATCTCTCTTTGGTTCTCCAGCCACCACATCATCAGCTTCTGGAGTCTCATCAACCACCACAACTAGTGGAAGCTTATTCAGTGCTACAGTTTCTTCTGGATCACTCTTCAGTGCCACTGCTCCTTCCTCATCTGCTTCTGGAAGTATATTTGGCACTGCAGCATCAGATTCTTCATCATCAGGGGCACTCTTTAGCTCTCCAACAACAACCTCAACTGCTAAAACCACTTCAGTTTCAAGTGTCACTGGaagtgtgtttggtggtgggacATCTGCTTCAGCATCCTCTGGGTCTCTGTTTGGCTCTCCAACAACAACATTAGCAACTTCAGGGAGCACTCTGGGTACCTCCACTAGTGGGAGTGTGTTTGGCACAGCTGTCATATCACCTTCATCCTCAGGATCTCTTTTTGGCTCTCCTGCTCCTGCTGCAACATCAGCTTCAGAAAGTAGTCTGGCCACAACTACTAGTGGAAGTATATTTGGCACAGCTGCATCAGCCACTTCAACTTCTGGATCCCTCTTTGGTGCagcttctccttcatcttcaacATCCACTTTTGGAACATCAGCCTTTGGGGCTCTAACAACCTCCAGTTCTGGCTCAGCTTTTAGTACTCTGAATTCTGCAGGTGGCTTCAGCTTGACATCTGCCACAACTACAACTGCAAGTGGCTCTGTATTTGGCCAAACATCTTCACAGGGAACAAACTCTGTCTTTGGTCAAAGCCCACAAAGTCCATCATCAGGTTCAGTATTTGGATCCCAACCCACCAGTGCAGCTGGATCAGTATTTGGATCCCAGCCAACCACTACTACCAGTTCAGTATTTGGGTCCCAACCCACCACTGCTACTGGATCAGTATTTGGCAGTAGTGGGCAGGGAGGCTCTGTATTTGGTAGCTCAGGAACACAGTCATCCTCCCTTTTTGGAGCATTATCACAGACCACAGGTGGCTCTGTATTCGGCCAGCCAATTACCAGCTCTGGATTTAGAAGTGGAACTTCCGGATCAGTTTTTGGACAGAGTCCATCGCAGGGATCCTCACCCTTTAATGCAAAAAG CAATGATAATTCCAGTTCATCCATGTTTGGATCTTCTGGATTTGGATCTG GGTCTGGTGGGCTCTTCAGTGGTCTTGGTGGCAAACCAAGTCAAGAAAATGCCAATAAGAATGTATTTGGTTCGCTCAACTTCGGTGAAGCTAAACCTCAGTCCA GTCTTTTTGGTGGGGGCACAAACCAGCCAAGCAGTACATTTGGAGGAATGGCATTTGGAGGCTCTGCAAGCAGTGGAGCAAATGCTGCATTCTCCAGCTCTGTGGGTCAGACAGCACAGGGTGGTTTTGGGGTAACAACACCCCAAAAGTCCA cTTTTGGTGGTTCTGGAACAAGCTTTGGAAGTTCCCCAGGCTTTGGTGCAGCACCAGTGTTTGGTTCACCTCCTAAATTTGGAAGTTCCCCAACCTTTGGTGGATCAGCTGCATTTGGGTCCTCAGTGTCCAGCCCAACAG CAAACACATCCTCAGGTGGTGCTGGGTTTGGCACTTTTGCCTCTTCAGGTGGAACAACATTTGGTTCAGTAGGTGGCTCGACACCCTCCTCTTCATCTGGCTTTGGAAG TTTTGCGGCTCAGAATAACACGGCAACCTTTGGCAGTGTAGCCCAACAGCAGTCCTCAGGGGCCACTTTTGGAGGTGGAAGCACTTTCGGCAG tGGAAGCAGCTTTTCATCATGGCGATGA